ACAGGCAGGAGGCAGCAAGGCATGAACTGGGAAAGCGCCAGCCATTTCTGGGCGATGGGCGGATACGGATTCTTCGTGTGGGGCTCGTACGCGGTGACCGCTGTGCTGGTCGCCGCCGAACTGGTGATGGTTGCGAGGCGCATGCGCGCAGCGCGCGCCGGTGCGGCACGCGATGTGGCGATCGAACGCATGGATGCCGACCGGCGGGGGCGCGCATGAAACCGCGGCAGAAACGCTTCGCCCTGATCGCCGTCGGCGTGATCGCGCTGGCCGGCGCAGCCACGCTGGTGCTGACCGCGTTCGAGGACAACATGGTTTTCTTCTTCACGCCGAGCCAGGTGGCGGCGCGCGAAGCGCCGCAGGGCCGCACCTTCCGCATTGGTGGCATGGTCGAAGAGGGCAGCCTGCAACGCGGCGACGATGGCACGTCGGTCAAGTTCGTGGTGACGGATACGGCGCACAAGATTCCAGTCACGTTCACCGGCGCGCTGCCCGACCTGTTCAAGGAGGGCAAGGGCGTGGTGGCGCAGGGCAAGCTGAACGACGGCGGTGTTTTTGCCGCCAGCGAAGTGCTTGCCAAGCACGATGAGAATTACATGCCGCCGGAAGCGGCGCACGCGCTCGAACAGGCGAAGAAGGCGCAGGGCACGGTCGTCCAGTGAAGTCCAACACCGGCGCGCCCTGGCGCGTCCGGTTTCAGGGGTTGAGCAAGCATGTATCCCGAATTAGGTAATTTTTCGCTGTCCATTGCGCTGGTCCTTTCGCTGCTGCTGGGCATCCTGCCGCTGGTCGGCGCGCAGCGCGGCGACGCGCGGCTGATGGCGGCAGCGCGCCCGCTGACCCAGGGCGTGTTCGTGTTCGTCGCGTTTGCCTTCGTGTGCCAGATCCAGTCCTTCATCCTGAATGACTTTTCGGTGCTGAACGTCGCGACCAACTCGAATTCGACCTTGCCGCTGGAGTACCGCATCGCCGCCTCTTGGGGCAGTCACGAAGGGTCGCTGCTGCTTTGGGTGTTCATGCTGGCGGGTTGGGCGCTGGCGGTCAGCGTGTTCTCGCGCCGCCTGCCGCCGGACATGGTGGCACGCGTGCTGGCGGTGCTCGGACTGATCACGGTCGGCTTTCTCGCCTTCATGCTGGCCAGTTCGAACCCGTTCGACCGTCTGCTGCCGGCAGCGGTCGATGGCCGCGACCTGAATCCGCTGCTGCAGGATCCGGGCATGATTTTCCACCCGCCGATGCTCTACATGGGCTATGTCGGCTTCTCGGTCGCCTTCGCCTTCGCCATCGCGGCGCTGATCGGCGGTCGTCTAGACGCGGCGTGGGCACGCTGGTCGCGGCCGTGGACCACCGTAGCCTGGGTGTTCCTGACGCTGGGCATCGCACTCGGCAGCTACTGGGCGTACTACGAACTCGGCTGGGGCGGCTGGTGGTTCTGGGATCCGGTCGAGAACGCATCGTTCATGCCCTGGCTGGTCGGCACGGCACTGATCCATTCGCTGGCGGTGACCGAAAAGCGCGGCGCCTTCAAGAGCTGGACGGTACTGCTCGCGATCTCGGCCTTTTCGCTGTCGCTGCTCGGCACCTTCCTCGTACGCTCCGGCGTGCTGACCTCGGTGCATGCCTTCGCCACCGACCCGGAACGCGGCGTGTTCATCCTCGCGCTGCTGGTGTTCGTCATCGGCACTTCGCTGCTGCTGTTCGCGATCCGTGCGCCGTCGGTCGGGCTGGGCGGCGGCTTCGCGCTCATTTCGCGTGAAACCGCGCTGCTCGGCAACAATGTGCTGCTGGCGGTGGCCACATCGGCAGTGCTGCTGGGCACGCTGTACCCGCTGTTTCTCGATGCGCTGGGCATGGGCAAGATTTCGGTCGGCGCGCCATATTTCGATGCGGTATTCGTGCCGCTGATGACGCCGGTCGCCTTCCTGATGGCGATCGGGCCCTTCGTGCGCTGGAAGAAGGACGGCGCACCCGGCCTGGTGACGCGCCTGCGCTGGGCCTTCGCAGTCAGCGTGGTCAGCACGGTCGTCATGATGGTCATGTCGGGCGGCTTTGCACCGATGCTTGGCCTGGGTACCTTCATCGTCGTGTGGATCGTCGCAACCAGCGTGCAGCATCTGGTCGAGCGGCTGCGCGGCCGCACCGGTGACGGCAACTGGTTCGCCCGCGCCAGGGCGCTGCCCGGCGGCTGGTGGGGCATGTGGTTCGCACATCTGGGCATCGCGGTCACCATCGTCGGCATCACGCTGGTCAAGGGGTTCGAACAGAACATCGACCTGAAGATGGCGCCCGGGCAGACGGCGACGCTGGCCGGCTACACCTTCCGTTTCGACGGCGCGTTCGCGCATGAGGGGCCGAACTACGACGCCGCGCGCGGGCGCATCGAAATGACTCGGGACGGCCGGTCGGTCGCGATGATGTATCCGGAGAAGCGCATGTACCGCGTGTCGCAGATGCCGATGACCGAAGCGGCGATCGATTCGGGCATCACGCGCGACATCTATGTGTCGATGGGCGAGCCGCTGCCTGACGGCAGCGCATGGATCGTGCGCATCTTCTACAAGCCTTTCATCAACTGGATCTGGATCGGCGCGCTCATCATGGCCCTCGGCGGTACGCTCGCAGCGGCTGACCGGCGCTACCGCAAGCTCGCGCAACGCGACGGGCGGCAGCCTGCCGAAGAAGCAGCTGCAACGGTGGTGAAACCGGGACCGGCGCAGGAACAGCACGCATGAGTCGCTATCTGTGGCCGCTCGGCCTGTTCGTCGTGCTGGCCGGCTTCCTGTTTGCCGGCCTGTTCCTGAATCCGCGCGAAGTGCCCAGCCCTCTGATCGGCCGTACGGTGCCGGTGTTCAGCGTCGCCCAACTGGGGGCACCGGACAAGACCTTCTCGCCGGCCGACATGAAGGGCAAGGTGTGGTTGATGAATGTGTGGGCGTCGTGGTGCGTGTCGTGCCGGCAGGAACACCCGCTGCTGGTCGAACTCGCGAAGACCGGCACGGTCACGATGGTCGGTCTGCACTACAAGGACGAACGCGACGCAGGCCTTAAGTGGCTGGCCGACTACGGCGACCCCTACCTGCTGTCGGCGCACGACCGTGACGGTCGCGTCGCGATCGACTTCGGTGTCTATGGCACGCCGGAAACCTTCATCATCGACCGCCAGGGCGTGATCCGCCACAAGCACACCGGGCCGCTGACGCCCGCACTGCTGCGCGACGACATCCTGCCGCGCATCCGGCAACTCGAGGCCTCCTGACATGCGCCATCTGTTCCTGCTGATCGCGCTGTCGATCTGCGCGCTGCTGCCTGCGCACGCCGATCAGGCGCAGCCGCTCGCCGACGATCCTGCGGTCGAGGCGCGCGTCCAGCATCTCGGCGAAGAACTGCGCTGCCTCGTCTGCCAGAACCAGAACATCGCCGATTCGCACGCCGATCTGGCGATGGACCTGAAGAAGCAGGTGCGCGAGCAGATCGCCGCCGGTCGCAGCGACCGCGAAATTCTCGACTACATGGTCGAGCGTTACGGCGACTTCGTGCTGTACCGACCGCCGCTCAAGGCCAGCACGGTGCTGCTCTGGGCCGGGCCATTCGTGCTGCTGGGCGTGGTCGTGCTGCTGCTCGGCCGTCGTCTGCGCCGTCGTACGGTCCAGGCGGCGGCCGCCAATACATTGAGTGCCGATGAGCAGAAGCGCGCGCGCGCGCTGCTGGCCGGCGAGGAGAAACAGGTTTGACGCAGTTCTTGATCGGCGCCGGGCTGATGCTCGCCCTGGCGCTCGCCTTCGTGCTCGCCCCGTTGTTGCGCGGGCGTTCCGGCGCAGTCCCCGAAGCCCAGCGTGCGCTGACGCTGGCCATTCACCGCGACGCCCTGGCAGAACTCGACCGCGATCTGGCGGCCGGTCTGATCGACGATGCGCAGTACCGCATTTCCTGCGCGGAACTGGAGCGTCGGGTGCTCGACGAAGCGGGTGCCGCACCGACGTCGGTGCGCAGTTCCGGCCGCTGGGTGGCCATCGTGTCGGCCCTCGCCGTGCCGGTCTTCGCCGTGCCGGTCTATCTTGCGCTCGGCAATCCCGAGGCCGTGGATGCGCCGCGCAGCAGCCCGAGCGAGCAGCAGGCCATGGGACAGGAGGAAATCACTCCGGAGCGCATCAGGGCGATGGTGGATCAACTCGCCGAGCGCATGAAGAGCGAGCCGGACAACGCCGACGGCTGGCAGATGCTGGCGCGCTCGTACAGCGCCATGCAGCGCTTCGACGAGGCAAGCGTGGCGTATGGGAATCTGGTGAAGATCGTCAGTGGTGACGCACAGGTATGGACCGATTACGCCGATGTGCTCGCGATGAGCAAGGGGCGCCAGCTGTCGGGTGAGCCTGAAGCCATGCTGGCGAAGGCGCTCGCCATCGATCCGGATCATCCGAAGGCCTTAGCGCTCGCCGGCAGTGCCGCGATGCAGCGCGGCGACAAGGCGGGCGCACGCAAGCACTGGGAGCGACTGCTGAAGTTGCTGCCGCCGGAGTCGCCGTTGATCCAGCCGCTGACCGAAAGCCTGCAGGATGCTGCGGAGACGCCGGCGAACTGAGCTGTCAGGACTGAATTGTCATTTCGCGCCGATCGCAAGCATCAGGCCGTACCATGAACCGCTGCGAGTTCTGAAACCGACAGACGAAAAGACAGACGAAAAAAAGCCGGCATCTCGCCGGCTTTTTTCATTTCGAAGCGAAGAATTACTTCTTCATTTCTTCAGCAGCAGCCTTGGCAGCATCGGCAGCAGCATCAACGGCTTCGCCGGCAGCCTTGGCAGCTTCGCCAGCGGCGTCGGTGGCGACAGCGGCTGCATCCGTAGCGGTGGCTGCAGCATCCGTAGCGGTCGCTGCAGCTGCGTCAGCGGCAGCCGGGGCGGCATCAGCGGCTGCGGGGGCAGCGTCAGCCGGGGCAGCGGCCGGAGCGGGTTCGGCAACCGGTGCCGGTGCTTCTTCCGGCTTCGAGCAAGCGGCGAGAGTCAGGGCGAGCAGGGCGGCGGCGAGGAGGGACTGTTTCATTTTGATTTCCTTGGCTGATGGCGACAACAAAAATTCTGTCTGACAAGATCGAACGTGCAGCATCGATCAGCCCAAAATAGTAGCACGGGCGTCATGTATCAAGGTAGCGCGCGGGAAACATGACCTTACAGGCCGAACTTTGTTGTGCTGATGCAACATGAGCAGGCCTCCCACAATTCACTGAAGCGCTGCTTGTATCCGGCGTTTTCCAGCGCATCGCCGATCAGCAGTTTGCCGCGGAAATGCTTGCTGTGCGTGCGAATCAACAGGGAGCCACCGGCGCTGAGCATGAAGGTTTCGGTCAGATGGCGCAGGGTGCGCGGTGTCTGCCGAATATGCATCCGGTGCGATTGCGCGGCGCACAAATTCCACAGCCGCGGCATGCGATGCTGCAGCGCATCGGCGTCATGAAGCACGATGCGCACCGTCATCGCCGGGTCGCGCGCCAGCGCGTCCGACAACTGTGCCACGCATGGTGAGCTGGCCAGCGCGGTGTCCACCAGATCGACGTCGAAAATGTCGAGGCCGAGGCGGCTGTGTTCGATCTGCTGCACCACTGCGGCCTGATAGCCCGCGCGATCGGTGAAGCGCAGCGG
The sequence above is a segment of the Methyloversatilis sp. RAC08 genome. Coding sequences within it:
- the ccmD gene encoding heme exporter protein CcmD, which gives rise to MNWESASHFWAMGGYGFFVWGSYAVTAVLVAAELVMVARRMRAARAGAARDVAIERMDADRRGRA
- the ccmE gene encoding cytochrome c maturation protein CcmE — encoded protein: MKPRQKRFALIAVGVIALAGAATLVLTAFEDNMVFFFTPSQVAAREAPQGRTFRIGGMVEEGSLQRGDDGTSVKFVVTDTAHKIPVTFTGALPDLFKEGKGVVAQGKLNDGGVFAASEVLAKHDENYMPPEAAHALEQAKKAQGTVVQ
- a CDS encoding heme lyase CcmF/NrfE family subunit; translation: MYPELGNFSLSIALVLSLLLGILPLVGAQRGDARLMAAARPLTQGVFVFVAFAFVCQIQSFILNDFSVLNVATNSNSTLPLEYRIAASWGSHEGSLLLWVFMLAGWALAVSVFSRRLPPDMVARVLAVLGLITVGFLAFMLASSNPFDRLLPAAVDGRDLNPLLQDPGMIFHPPMLYMGYVGFSVAFAFAIAALIGGRLDAAWARWSRPWTTVAWVFLTLGIALGSYWAYYELGWGGWWFWDPVENASFMPWLVGTALIHSLAVTEKRGAFKSWTVLLAISAFSLSLLGTFLVRSGVLTSVHAFATDPERGVFILALLVFVIGTSLLLFAIRAPSVGLGGGFALISRETALLGNNVLLAVATSAVLLGTLYPLFLDALGMGKISVGAPYFDAVFVPLMTPVAFLMAIGPFVRWKKDGAPGLVTRLRWAFAVSVVSTVVMMVMSGGFAPMLGLGTFIVVWIVATSVQHLVERLRGRTGDGNWFARARALPGGWWGMWFAHLGIAVTIVGITLVKGFEQNIDLKMAPGQTATLAGYTFRFDGAFAHEGPNYDAARGRIEMTRDGRSVAMMYPEKRMYRVSQMPMTEAAIDSGITRDIYVSMGEPLPDGSAWIVRIFYKPFINWIWIGALIMALGGTLAAADRRYRKLAQRDGRQPAEEAAATVVKPGPAQEQHA
- a CDS encoding DsbE family thiol:disulfide interchange protein translates to MSRYLWPLGLFVVLAGFLFAGLFLNPREVPSPLIGRTVPVFSVAQLGAPDKTFSPADMKGKVWLMNVWASWCVSCRQEHPLLVELAKTGTVTMVGLHYKDERDAGLKWLADYGDPYLLSAHDRDGRVAIDFGVYGTPETFIIDRQGVIRHKHTGPLTPALLRDDILPRIRQLEAS
- a CDS encoding cytochrome c-type biogenesis protein, with product MRHLFLLIALSICALLPAHADQAQPLADDPAVEARVQHLGEELRCLVCQNQNIADSHADLAMDLKKQVREQIAAGRSDREILDYMVERYGDFVLYRPPLKASTVLLWAGPFVLLGVVVLLLGRRLRRRTVQAAAANTLSADEQKRARALLAGEEKQV
- the ccmI gene encoding c-type cytochrome biogenesis protein CcmI → MTQFLIGAGLMLALALAFVLAPLLRGRSGAVPEAQRALTLAIHRDALAELDRDLAAGLIDDAQYRISCAELERRVLDEAGAAPTSVRSSGRWVAIVSALAVPVFAVPVYLALGNPEAVDAPRSSPSEQQAMGQEEITPERIRAMVDQLAERMKSEPDNADGWQMLARSYSAMQRFDEASVAYGNLVKIVSGDAQVWTDYADVLAMSKGRQLSGEPEAMLAKALAIDPDHPKALALAGSAAMQRGDKAGARKHWERLLKLLPPESPLIQPLTESLQDAAETPAN
- a CDS encoding DUF7931 domain-containing protein; translation: MTDAAEPLRFTDRAGYQAAVVQQIEHSRLGLDIFDVDLVDTALASSPCVAQLSDALARDPAMTVRIVLHDADALQHRMPRLWNLCAAQSHRMHIRQTPRTLRHLTETFMLSAGGSLLIRTHSKHFRGKLLIGDALENAGYKQRFSELWEACSCCISTTKFGL